A part of Lacibacter sp. H407 genomic DNA contains:
- a CDS encoding carboxypeptidase-like regulatory domain-containing protein: MKKLILASLFMTGVSVGAYANADKGTETGSVQGVILDAETKKPVANATFSASIKKASFSKDIVTDANGGFKLNNVPIGEHTIVIDKVGYRATKKEAILVKEGIILKIEFEVIPAEDEIHQPFMSPITIHSF; the protein is encoded by the coding sequence ATGAAGAAACTAATTCTCGCTTCGCTGTTCATGACAGGTGTTTCAGTTGGTGCTTATGCAAATGCGGATAAAGGAACCGAAACAGGCTCTGTACAAGGCGTTATTCTTGATGCAGAAACAAAAAAACCGGTAGCCAATGCTACATTTAGTGCGTCAATAAAAAAAGCATCCTTCTCAAAAGATATTGTGACCGATGCCAATGGCGGATTTAAATTGAATAATGTTCCGATCGGTGAACATACGATTGTGATTGATAAAGTTGGATATCGTGCTACAAAAAAGGAAGCGATACTTGTAAAAGAAGGAATTATATTAAAGATCGAGTTTGAAGTAATTCCTGCAGAAGATGAAATTCATCAGCCGTTTATGTCGCCAATTACGATTCATTCTTTCTAA
- a CDS encoding ABC transporter ATP-binding protein, with protein MSKILEVQNLKKYFSSQKAVDDISFSIQQGSIFGLLGPNGAGKTTLIRMITGIFYPDAGSIQLNGRKFNPVDDVINIGYMPEERGLYKKMKVGEQAMYLAQLKGMSKQDAFVKVKEWFEKFEMGSWWNKKVEDLSKGMGQKLQFVTTVLHEPKLVILDEPFSGLDPVNSNLIKDEIFNLAQKGTTIIFSTHRMEQVEEICDHIVLVNKGEKILDGSVKEIKQQFKQHIFKAEVEQLPANLQHPSFSIAEQKGNNLTLKINQGYQSNDILLHFINQQSVIVAYHEILPSLNEIFIRLVEGTPTARQFQTVTA; from the coding sequence ATGAGTAAAATTTTGGAAGTTCAGAACCTGAAGAAATACTTCTCTTCACAAAAAGCTGTTGACGATATCAGCTTCAGCATTCAGCAAGGATCCATCTTTGGTTTGTTAGGGCCAAACGGTGCCGGTAAAACCACATTGATCCGTATGATCACCGGTATTTTTTATCCGGATGCCGGATCCATTCAACTGAATGGCAGAAAATTCAACCCGGTAGATGATGTGATCAACATCGGTTATATGCCGGAAGAACGTGGGCTCTATAAAAAAATGAAAGTGGGTGAACAGGCCATGTACCTGGCACAATTAAAAGGCATGAGCAAACAGGATGCTTTTGTAAAAGTGAAGGAGTGGTTCGAAAAATTTGAGATGGGAAGTTGGTGGAACAAAAAAGTAGAAGACCTGTCGAAAGGTATGGGACAAAAACTTCAGTTTGTTACCACTGTTTTGCACGAACCCAAGCTGGTGATCCTTGATGAACCGTTCAGTGGATTGGATCCGGTGAACAGTAATCTAATTAAAGATGAAATTTTCAACCTTGCACAAAAAGGAACCACCATCATTTTCAGTACGCACCGTATGGAACAGGTGGAGGAGATCTGCGACCATATTGTGCTGGTAAATAAAGGTGAGAAGATCCTCGACGGTAGTGTAAAAGAAATCAAACAACAATTCAAACAACACATTTTTAAAGCAGAAGTAGAACAACTGCCTGCTAATCTGCAACACCCATCGTTCTCTATTGCAGAACAAAAAGGAAATAACCTTACACTAAAGATCAACCAAGGTTATCAGTCAAACGATATTTTGTTGCATTTCATTAATCAGCAAAGTGTGATCGTTGCTTACCATGAAATTCTTCCTTCGTTGAATGAAATATTTATTCGTTTGGTGGAAGGAACACCAACCGCACGCCAATTTCAAACTGTTACTGCTTAA
- a CDS encoding bifunctional metallophosphatase/5'-nucleotidase produces MLNRRRFIQQSVFTTAALIAGRYVEAEDVAVQRLVILHTNDVHSRLDPFPMDGSRNQGLGGVAARAKMINDIRAKEQHVLLLDAGDIFQGTPYFNLYKGEPEMKAMQQMGYDACTMGNHDFDAGLENFATQLAKTSFPVLLCNYDFTGTAMENKSLPYKIFKKGKLKIGVTGVGIEMKGLVPDNLFGSTKYLDPIQQLNQTAAMLKREKGCDMVICLSHLGYQYRENANRICDMILAKETEHVDLIIGGHTHTFLNEPVLVKNKNGGDILINQVGWGGIQLGRLDYEFLRYKQNNLSGAKSLLIGKKTGE; encoded by the coding sequence ATGCTCAATAGAAGAAGATTTATACAGCAATCGGTATTTACAACGGCTGCATTGATAGCAGGTAGATATGTTGAAGCAGAAGATGTTGCTGTTCAGCGGTTGGTGATCCTGCATACAAATGATGTACACAGCCGTCTTGATCCGTTTCCAATGGATGGCAGCCGCAACCAAGGGTTAGGTGGTGTGGCAGCGAGAGCAAAAATGATCAATGATATCAGGGCAAAAGAACAGCATGTGCTTTTGCTAGATGCGGGCGATATTTTTCAGGGTACACCTTACTTCAATTTATACAAAGGTGAGCCGGAAATGAAAGCGATGCAACAAATGGGTTACGATGCCTGTACCATGGGAAATCATGACTTTGATGCAGGGCTTGAAAATTTTGCTACGCAGTTGGCAAAAACTTCGTTTCCGGTTTTATTATGTAATTACGACTTTACCGGAACAGCCATGGAAAATAAATCGCTTCCTTATAAAATATTTAAGAAAGGAAAATTGAAGATTGGCGTTACTGGTGTAGGTATTGAAATGAAGGGATTAGTGCCGGATAATTTATTTGGCAGCACAAAATATCTTGACCCTATACAGCAACTGAATCAAACAGCTGCAATGTTGAAACGTGAAAAGGGTTGTGATATGGTCATTTGTTTGTCGCATTTAGGATATCAATACCGTGAAAATGCAAATCGTATTTGTGATATGATCCTTGCAAAGGAAACAGAACATGTTGATCTCATCATTGGTGGTCATACACATACGTTCTTAAATGAACCAGTGTTAGTGAAAAATAAAAATGGCGGCGATATATTGATCAATCAGGTGGGTTGGGGTGGTATTCAGCTGGGCCGGTTGGATTATGAATTTCTGCGATATAAGCAGAATAATCTGTCGGGTGCGAAATCGCTTTTAATAGGTAAAAAAACAGGTGAATAA
- a CDS encoding NAD(P)/FAD-dependent oxidoreductase, with the protein MQQQIALRLLPSEATDSILIAEKIAASATVHVNTVNGFHILKQSIDARSRQPWVNLTVKAFINEPVQERETTSFTFQDVHAAPEQVIVVGAGPAGLFAALRLIESGIKPIVIERGKDVRARRRDLAVLNKEGEVNPESNYCFGEGGAGTYSDGKLYTRSSKRGSIDRILQLFVRFGAEEKILYQSHPHIGTNKLPHIITAMREFILSCGGEIHFETKLTNFIVEKNELKGIQVNSNSVLHADAVILATGHSARDIFELLHQNNILIEAKPFALGVRIEHPQALIDSIQYRCPLRDEFLPPASYSLVEQVQGKGVFSFCMCPGGIIAPAATSPGELVVNGWSPSKRNNAFANSGMVVTVDVKDAVAYFKKQNTNPSVQIDDNDPLLLMKFQQAIEQKAFTAGGGKFVAPAQRMVDLFEKKTSSSLPDCSYLPGITSTSLAAVLPDFIFEDLRLAFQAFGKKKRGYFTNEAIAVATESRTSSPVRIPRDADSLQHPQIKGLYPCGEGAGYAGGIVSAAMDGERVANLIAVQLAVQP; encoded by the coding sequence ATGCAACAACAAATCGCACTCCGTCTTCTGCCCTCCGAGGCAACAGATTCCATTCTTATTGCTGAGAAAATTGCAGCATCTGCCACAGTTCATGTTAACACTGTAAACGGATTTCATATTCTCAAACAGTCCATTGATGCACGAAGCAGGCAGCCGTGGGTAAATCTTACAGTAAAAGCTTTTATAAACGAACCGGTTCAAGAAAGAGAAACCACCTCTTTTACATTTCAGGATGTACATGCAGCTCCTGAGCAAGTAATTGTGGTTGGCGCAGGTCCGGCAGGTTTATTCGCTGCACTTCGTTTAATTGAATCGGGTATTAAACCAATTGTGATTGAACGGGGAAAAGATGTAAGGGCACGGCGTAGAGACCTTGCTGTCTTAAATAAAGAAGGCGAAGTAAATCCTGAAAGTAATTATTGTTTTGGCGAAGGTGGTGCCGGAACTTACAGCGACGGAAAGCTATATACACGCAGCAGTAAACGTGGAAGCATCGATCGTATTCTTCAATTATTTGTACGTTTTGGAGCAGAGGAAAAAATTCTGTACCAAAGTCATCCACATATCGGCACCAATAAACTTCCACATATCATTACCGCTATGCGGGAATTTATTTTGAGTTGTGGAGGCGAAATTCATTTCGAAACAAAGCTGACCAATTTTATTGTTGAGAAGAATGAATTGAAAGGAATTCAAGTGAATTCAAACTCGGTACTGCATGCAGATGCAGTGATCCTCGCAACCGGGCATAGTGCAAGAGATATTTTTGAATTGCTGCATCAAAATAACATACTGATCGAAGCCAAACCATTTGCGTTGGGCGTACGGATCGAACATCCGCAAGCGTTGATCGATTCCATTCAATACCGCTGCCCGTTACGTGATGAATTTCTTCCGCCCGCTTCTTATAGTTTAGTTGAACAGGTACAAGGAAAAGGTGTGTTTAGTTTTTGCATGTGCCCCGGTGGTATTATTGCGCCGGCTGCTACTTCGCCCGGCGAATTAGTGGTGAATGGATGGAGCCCTTCTAAACGAAACAATGCATTTGCCAACAGTGGAATGGTGGTAACTGTGGATGTAAAAGATGCAGTTGCGTACTTTAAAAAACAAAACACAAACCCCAGCGTACAAATAGATGACAACGATCCGTTGCTGCTGATGAAATTTCAGCAAGCAATTGAACAAAAAGCATTTACTGCAGGTGGTGGTAAATTTGTTGCGCCGGCACAACGCATGGTTGATCTGTTTGAAAAGAAAACATCTTCATCGCTTCCTGATTGTTCTTACCTGCCAGGTATTACAAGCACATCATTAGCTGCTGTGTTGCCTGATTTTATTTTTGAAGATCTCCGGTTAGCCTTTCAGGCTTTTGGAAAAAAAAAACGTGGCTATTTTACCAATGAAGCAATTGCTGTTGCCACTGAATCACGAACATCCTCCCCTGTTCGTATTCCACGTGATGCTGACAGTTTACAACATCCGCAGATCAAAGGTCTTTACCCATGTGGCGAAGGTGCGGGTTATGCAGGCGGTATTGTAAGCGCAGCAATGGACGGAGAACGGGTGGCCAATTTGATTGCTGTGCAGCTCGCCGTTCAGCCCTAA
- a CDS encoding 5'-nucleotidase C-terminal domain-containing protein: MNNRITHYILAINVAFLFACNPVYRASSVQYKDYQVLNLQKDSFLQVMLQPYADSVNSSMNAVIAQLAVDVDKRQPESTLGNLMADAMKVIGEKYYKTTIDASFVNYGGIRIPSVKAGTITRGKVFEMMPFDNIIVLQKLKGTVLKEFLDHVAGRGGWPVSGITMQIKNKKAENIMIGGKVLDLNAVYTIANSDYVANGGDDCAMLRTIPQLNNGFLFRDALIEYFTSFGKEGKPITMTIQNRVTNAQ, translated from the coding sequence ATGAATAATAGAATTACCCATTATATTCTTGCAATAAATGTTGCATTTCTTTTCGCCTGTAATCCAGTGTACCGTGCTTCATCGGTGCAGTATAAAGATTACCAGGTACTCAATCTCCAGAAGGATTCTTTTTTACAAGTAATGTTGCAGCCGTATGCGGACAGTGTGAACAGCAGCATGAATGCGGTGATTGCTCAATTAGCAGTTGATGTTGACAAGCGTCAGCCCGAAAGTACATTGGGTAACCTGATGGCTGATGCTATGAAAGTGATTGGCGAGAAGTATTACAAAACTACCATTGATGCGTCATTTGTGAATTATGGAGGTATTCGTATTCCATCTGTTAAAGCAGGAACAATTACCCGGGGCAAGGTATTTGAGATGATGCCCTTTGATAATATTATTGTATTGCAAAAATTGAAAGGCACTGTTTTGAAAGAATTTCTTGATCATGTAGCCGGAAGAGGCGGATGGCCGGTATCGGGGATTACAATGCAGATCAAAAATAAAAAGGCTGAAAATATAATGATCGGCGGAAAGGTATTGGATTTGAATGCTGTTTACACCATCGCCAACTCTGATTATGTTGCAAATGGAGGAGATGATTGTGCAATGCTGCGAACTATCCCACAGTTGAATAACGGATTCCTGTTCAGGGATGCCTTAATTGAATATTTCACATCGTTTGGAAAAGAGGGTAAACCCATTACAATGACGATTCAAAACAGAGTAACGAATGCTCAATAG
- a CDS encoding sugar phosphate nucleotidyltransferase, with protein sequence MKAIIPVAGAGTKLRPHTYTQPKALIPIAGKTVLSIIIEQLQDAGVQEFIFITGYLGEKIQDYIKESFPTITSTFVNQSERQGLGHAILLSRDQVNGDDVIIVLGDTICEYNIKEVLDNKDSMLAVKKVDDPRNFGVAEIDEEGKVLKVVEKPQIPKSNMALVGIYKISNSNMMFDCLEVNFREGVKNRDEYSLTDALQCMIEKGAPFQSFKVLNWFDCGNKDSLLESNATLLKKFGTSISPDHRFENVIVVEPVSIGKNCEIRNSIIGPNVSVGDNTTINYSIIKGSIIGSYADLYDIVLEESLIGSDTEVKGETRSLNIGDNTEIDLG encoded by the coding sequence ATGAAAGCAATTATTCCAGTGGCAGGTGCAGGTACCAAACTGCGGCCACATACATATACACAGCCCAAAGCACTCATTCCCATAGCCGGTAAAACCGTGTTAAGTATTATTATTGAACAGCTACAGGATGCAGGTGTGCAAGAGTTTATTTTTATTACCGGCTACCTCGGCGAAAAAATACAGGATTACATCAAGGAGTCTTTCCCAACAATCACAAGCACATTTGTAAACCAAAGTGAGCGACAGGGTTTGGGACATGCCATCTTACTTTCAAGAGACCAGGTGAATGGTGATGATGTGATCATTGTATTGGGCGATACCATTTGCGAATACAATATCAAAGAGGTACTTGACAATAAAGATTCGATGCTGGCGGTAAAAAAAGTAGATGATCCCCGCAACTTTGGAGTAGCCGAAATTGATGAAGAAGGTAAAGTGCTGAAAGTGGTTGAAAAGCCGCAAATACCAAAAAGCAATATGGCGCTCGTGGGTATCTACAAGATCAGTAATTCAAATATGATGTTCGATTGCCTCGAAGTTAATTTTCGGGAAGGCGTAAAGAACAGGGATGAATATAGTTTAACAGATGCGCTGCAATGCATGATCGAGAAAGGAGCACCTTTTCAATCGTTTAAAGTATTGAATTGGTTCGATTGCGGAAATAAAGACTCGTTACTTGAATCGAATGCAACATTGCTTAAGAAATTCGGCACTTCTATTTCACCCGATCATCGGTTTGAAAATGTAATTGTGGTGGAGCCGGTGAGCATTGGCAAAAATTGTGAGATCAGAAATTCGATCATTGGTCCCAACGTTTCTGTTGGTGATAATACTACGATCAACTATTCAATTATTAAAGGCTCTATTATTGGTTCGTACGCCGATCTGTATGATATTGTATTGGAAGAATCGCTCATTGGCAGCGACACCGAAGTGAAAGGAGAAACAAGAAGCCTCAATATTGGTGATAATACAGAAATTGATTTGGGATAA
- the dnaA gene encoding chromosomal replication initiator protein DnaA has translation MTKTADQVWKSCLTIIKDIVEWQHFKTWFEPIKPVELKNKILTIQVPSQFFFEYLEEHYVTLLAKTLKRELGKDANLEYRIMMDSGNNNNQPITMDVPGHGYKTYTNNEMDFPLVISNPVKNPFVIPGLKKVQIDPQLNPNYTFDSFIEGDCNRVARRAGKTVADKPGATSFNPLVIYGGVGLGKTHLAQAVGNEVKRQHPNKVVLYVSSEKFINQFVDHSRNNAINDFIHFYQLVDVLIIDDVQFFNRAEKSQDAFFAIFNHLHQSGKQLILSSDKPPKDLEGVQERLLSRFRWGLSADLQMPDYETRIEILEKKMKNDGLEMHKDVVKYIAYNINTNIRELEGALISLLAQSSLNKKEIDLDLAKKVLKNFVKTSSKEITIDAIQKMVCDYFDVPYEKLLQKTRKREIVQARQITMYLAKTFTKNSLKTIGEHFGGRDHTTVIHSCQTVKDLMDTDSMFKESVLELQQKVQLAAM, from the coding sequence ATGACGAAAACGGCTGATCAAGTATGGAAAAGTTGTTTAACCATCATTAAGGATATAGTAGAATGGCAACATTTTAAAACATGGTTTGAGCCAATCAAACCTGTTGAGTTAAAGAATAAGATCCTTACCATCCAGGTGCCCAGTCAATTCTTTTTTGAATACCTGGAAGAACATTACGTAACGCTGCTTGCGAAAACATTGAAACGTGAATTAGGTAAAGATGCAAACCTGGAATACCGCATTATGATGGATAGCGGTAATAACAATAATCAACCCATTACCATGGATGTTCCTGGTCATGGTTATAAAACTTATACAAATAACGAAATGGATTTTCCGCTGGTAATAAGTAACCCCGTCAAGAACCCGTTTGTAATACCGGGCTTGAAGAAGGTGCAGATCGATCCGCAGCTGAATCCAAATTATACGTTTGATTCTTTTATTGAAGGCGATTGTAACCGTGTTGCACGCAGAGCCGGTAAAACAGTTGCTGATAAACCCGGTGCTACCTCTTTTAATCCTTTAGTTATTTATGGTGGAGTTGGATTGGGTAAAACACATCTTGCACAAGCAGTAGGGAACGAGGTAAAGCGTCAGCATCCAAATAAAGTGGTGTTGTATGTGAGCTCCGAAAAATTCATCAACCAGTTTGTTGATCATAGCCGGAACAATGCTATCAACGATTTTATTCATTTTTACCAGTTGGTAGATGTGTTGATCATTGATGACGTTCAGTTCTTCAATCGTGCAGAAAAATCACAGGATGCTTTCTTTGCCATTTTCAATCACCTGCACCAAAGCGGAAAACAGTTGATCCTTTCATCTGATAAGCCACCAAAAGATCTTGAAGGAGTACAGGAGCGTTTGCTCAGTCGTTTCCGTTGGGGTTTAAGTGCAGATCTTCAAATGCCGGATTACGAAACCCGTATTGAGATCCTGGAAAAGAAAATGAAGAATGATGGTCTGGAAATGCACAAAGATGTGGTGAAATACATTGCTTACAACATCAATACGAATATTCGTGAGCTGGAAGGTGCCCTTATTTCATTATTGGCACAATCCTCGCTTAATAAAAAGGAGATCGATCTGGATCTTGCTAAAAAAGTGTTGAAGAATTTCGTCAAAACATCATCTAAAGAAATTACCATCGATGCCATTCAGAAAATGGTGTGCGATTATTTCGACGTGCCATACGAGAAGCTTTTACAAAAAACACGCAAGCGTGAAATTGTACAGGCCCGCCAGATCACCATGTATTTAGCAAAGACCTTTACCAAAAATTCACTCAAAACCATTGGTGAACATTTTGGCGGTCGTGATCATACAACTGTTATCCATTCCTGCCAAACGGTAAAGGATCTGATGGATACTGACAGTATGTTCAAAGAAAGTGTGTTGGAGCTGCAGCAAAAAGTGCAATTAGCCGCCATGTAA
- a CDS encoding NAD(P)H-dependent flavin oxidoreductase, translating to MFSNRITQLFNIEKPIIQAGMIWASGWRLASAVSNAGGLGIIGSGSMYPDVLREHIQKCKAATAKPFAVNVPLLYPDIDQLISIIIEEGVKIVFTSAGNPKTWTSKLKEHGITVVHVVSSSKFALKAQDAGCDAVVAEGFEAGGHNGREETTSMVLIPAVKKAIHIPLIAAGGIATGRQMLAAMVLGAEAVQVGSRYVASNEASSHLNFKQAVINTNEGDTVLTLKQLAPVRLIKNEFYQQIQEAEQRGATKEEMQQLLGRARAKRGMFEGNMQEGELEIGQVSALLDEILPAATITENLWKEFLEACNNPLGNNTLE from the coding sequence ATGTTTTCCAACCGCATCACACAACTCTTCAACATCGAAAAACCGATCATTCAGGCAGGAATGATCTGGGCAAGCGGATGGCGTTTAGCCAGTGCCGTAAGCAATGCAGGTGGTTTGGGAATAATTGGTAGTGGAAGTATGTACCCCGATGTATTGCGTGAACATATTCAAAAATGCAAAGCAGCAACTGCCAAACCATTTGCAGTAAATGTGCCATTGCTATATCCTGATATTGATCAACTCATCAGCATTATTATAGAAGAAGGCGTGAAGATCGTTTTCACCAGCGCCGGAAATCCTAAAACATGGACTTCGAAGTTGAAAGAACACGGAATAACCGTTGTGCATGTAGTAAGCAGCAGCAAGTTTGCACTAAAAGCGCAAGATGCAGGTTGTGATGCAGTAGTGGCAGAAGGATTTGAAGCAGGTGGACATAATGGGCGGGAAGAAACTACAAGCATGGTGTTGATACCGGCGGTGAAAAAAGCAATTCATATTCCATTAATTGCAGCTGGTGGTATTGCAACCGGTCGACAAATGTTGGCCGCAATGGTATTGGGTGCGGAAGCGGTGCAGGTGGGCAGCAGATATGTTGCAAGTAACGAAGCCAGCAGTCATCTCAATTTTAAACAGGCGGTGATCAATACCAACGAAGGGGATACGGTGCTTACGCTGAAACAACTTGCTCCGGTTCGGTTAATCAAAAACGAGTTCTATCAGCAAATACAGGAAGCGGAACAACGTGGTGCTACCAAAGAGGAAATGCAGCAGTTGTTAGGAAGAGCCCGGGCCAAACGGGGCATGTTTGAAGGAAACATGCAGGAGGGTGAGCTGGAGATCGGACAGGTGAGTGCTTTGCTTGACGAAATTTTACCGGCGGCCACCATTACTGAAAATCTTTGGAAAGAATTTCTGGAAGCGTGCAACAATCCACTTGGAAATAATACTTTAGAGTAG
- a CDS encoding ABC transporter permease, with product MNKIWIIIKREYITRVRNKTFLLSTFLFPLLIFALIFGGAFIGANGTEQRKIAVNDESGLYKNNFKEGSAVTFGYADDVTRMNYKDKGFEGILVVYSADKKAPDSVRLYTEKQLGLATDEAIKNQIQKINEDRLLMEKGVTRNTLDSIKEQSKNSSSLNYRSYQVKGEEIKEDNKMLALAIGYASGFIIYIVLFIYGAAVMRGVMEEKTNRIAEVMVSSVKPFQLMLGKIIGIAAVGLTQLFLWIILIIILSSLSSLLIGPEALEQAQKMNESMPGMAQNNTMALKILQAKTTVFSANWALIIPCFIFYFLFGYLFYASLFAAVGSVVNEDPQEAQSLMLPITMPIILGIFIMMNAVQNPAGSLAVWGSIIPFTSPIVMMARIPFGVPWWQLGLSMISLIIGFLFTTWMSAKIYRTGILLYGKKVTLKEMAKWAFRKS from the coding sequence ATGAACAAGATCTGGATCATCATTAAACGGGAATACATTACCAGAGTGCGCAACAAAACATTTTTGCTGTCTACTTTTCTGTTTCCCCTGCTCATTTTTGCACTCATCTTTGGTGGTGCATTTATTGGTGCAAACGGAACCGAACAACGCAAAATTGCAGTGAACGATGAAAGTGGCCTGTATAAAAATAATTTCAAAGAAGGCTCTGCTGTTACATTCGGTTATGCCGATGATGTGACAAGAATGAATTATAAAGACAAAGGATTTGAAGGAATTCTTGTTGTTTATTCTGCTGATAAGAAAGCACCTGATTCCGTTCGTCTTTATACCGAAAAACAACTTGGGTTAGCAACGGATGAAGCAATCAAAAATCAAATACAAAAGATCAATGAAGACCGTTTGCTGATGGAAAAAGGTGTTACAAGAAACACGCTGGACTCCATTAAAGAACAAAGTAAAAATTCTTCCTCACTTAACTACCGGTCGTATCAGGTAAAAGGCGAAGAGATAAAAGAAGACAATAAAATGCTTGCTCTGGCAATAGGTTATGCAAGTGGTTTCATCATCTATATTGTTCTGTTCATTTACGGTGCAGCCGTAATGCGTGGTGTAATGGAAGAAAAAACAAACCGTATTGCCGAAGTAATGGTGAGCAGTGTAAAACCATTCCAGTTGATGCTAGGCAAGATCATTGGTATTGCAGCGGTTGGTTTAACGCAACTTTTTTTATGGATCATACTCATCATCATTCTCTCTTCACTGAGCAGTCTTCTCATTGGGCCGGAAGCATTGGAACAGGCGCAGAAGATGAATGAATCAATGCCTGGCATGGCACAGAATAATACGATGGCGCTAAAAATATTGCAGGCAAAAACAACGGTGTTTAGTGCAAACTGGGCACTCATTATTCCTTGCTTTATTTTCTACTTCCTGTTTGGATATTTGTTTTATGCATCCTTATTTGCTGCAGTTGGTAGCGTGGTAAATGAAGATCCGCAGGAAGCACAGTCGTTGATGTTACCAATTACGATGCCGATCATTCTTGGAATTTTTATTATGATGAATGCGGTACAGAATCCAGCTGGCTCGTTGGCAGTTTGGGGAAGTATTATACCATTTACCTCTCCCATTGTAATGATGGCTCGTATTCCTTTTGGAGTACCCTGGTGGCAGTTGGGATTATCCATGATCTCACTCATTATTGGATTTTTATTTACAACCTGGATGAGTGCAAAAATTTACCGCACAGGTATTTTACTCTATGGTAAGAAAGTTACATTAAAGGAAATGGCGAAATGGGCCTTCCGGAAATCATAA
- the glyA gene encoding serine hydroxymethyltransferase has protein sequence MQRDTTIFNLINQELERQRHGIELIASENFTSLQVMQAMGSVLTNKYAEGYPGRRYYGGCEIVDQTEQLAIDRLKEIFGCEYANVQPHSGAQANASVTQAILKPGDITLGLDLSMGGHLTHGSPVNYSGKLYEAHFYGVVKETGLVDYETLEEKTRTLKPKLIYCGASAYSREWDYARIRKVADEVGAFVLCDMAHPAGLIAKGLLSSPFEHCHFVTSTTHKTLRGPRGGIILMHKDFENPFGLKDVKGNTRMMSNLIDMGVFPGQQGGPLEHVIAAKAVAFGEILTDEFTTYAKQVQLNAQAMASAFVSRDYKLISDGTDNHLMLIDLRNKNISGKKAEQVLGKAEITTNKNMVPFDDKSAFVTSGIRTGVAAITTRGMKEEHMEFVVDVIDRSLMNADDEAILAAIRKEVNAFMGQFPLYPELG, from the coding sequence ATGCAACGGGACACGACCATTTTCAACCTCATCAACCAGGAATTAGAACGTCAGCGCCACGGTATTGAACTCATCGCTTCAGAAAACTTTACTTCATTACAGGTAATGCAGGCCATGGGCAGCGTATTAACCAATAAATATGCAGAAGGTTATCCCGGTCGCCGTTATTATGGTGGTTGCGAAATTGTAGATCAAACTGAACAGTTAGCCATCGATCGTTTGAAAGAAATCTTTGGTTGCGAATATGCTAACGTACAGCCGCATAGCGGTGCACAGGCAAATGCTTCTGTTACACAAGCCATCTTAAAGCCGGGCGATATTACATTGGGTCTTGATTTGAGCATGGGCGGACATCTTACGCATGGATCACCAGTAAACTACAGCGGTAAATTATACGAAGCACATTTTTACGGTGTGGTAAAAGAAACCGGTTTGGTTGATTACGAAACACTGGAAGAAAAAACAAGAACGCTGAAACCGAAATTAATTTATTGCGGTGCCAGTGCGTACAGTCGTGAGTGGGATTATGCACGCATTCGTAAAGTTGCGGATGAAGTAGGTGCATTTGTATTATGCGATATGGCACACCCGGCCGGCTTAATTGCAAAAGGCTTGTTGAGCTCACCATTTGAACATTGTCATTTCGTTACTTCAACCACACATAAAACCTTACGTGGACCAAGAGGTGGCATCATCCTTATGCATAAAGATTTTGAAAACCCATTTGGTTTGAAAGATGTGAAAGGCAATACACGTATGATGAGTAACCTCATCGATATGGGTGTGTTCCCCGGTCAACAAGGCGGGCCATTGGAACACGTGATCGCAGCAAAAGCAGTGGCGTTTGGTGAAATTCTTACAGATGAGTTTACAACGTATGCAAAACAAGTACAATTGAATGCGCAGGCTATGGCTTCTGCGTTTGTTAGCAGAGATTATAAATTGATCTCCGATGGAACTGACAATCATTTGATGTTGATTGATCTGCGCAATAAAAATATTAGTGGTAAAAAAGCGGAGCAGGTATTGGGTAAAGCAGAGATCACCACTAATAAAAACATGGTTCCGTTTGATGACAAGAGTGCGTTTGTAACAAGCGGTATCCGCACAGGTGTGGCAGCCATTACAACACGTGGCATGAAAGAGGAGCACATGGAATTTGTAGTGGATGTGATCGATCGCAGTTTGATGAATGCGGATGACGAAGCTATTCTTGCGGCTATCCGTAAGGAAGTAAATGCATTTATGGGTCAGTTTCCGTTGTACCCCGAGTTAGGTTAA